Part of the Vigna unguiculata cultivar IT97K-499-35 chromosome 3, ASM411807v1, whole genome shotgun sequence genome, GCTGGGTTCATTCATTTCGAAGCCAACCACGGTTAGAGTAAACCCAACCAGGGTTAAAGACATGTACTGAGGTAGTTTATAAAGAGACACTGACAATGCCGGAAGAGGCGTAAACATCTAATCCAAATAAAACCAAAACACCTTCAAGggcaccaccaccacaaccaccatgaTGTTGGGGGAGACCCACCGCGCAAATCCAACCGTACACGTGCCACCGTGGCCGCTCATCCACGAATCCTCGCCGGAGATCTTTTCACAGTACACCGCCAATGCCGATTACTCTCCGTACTCTCTGCAGGAAGCGCTCAGCGCGCTTCAGCACTACGACTCAACTGATGCAGAGTCAGATTCTGATGTCCCTTCCCTGGAATCGGATGTTCCCGTTGACGCCTACTCCTGCGATCATTTCCGCATGTTCGAGTTCAAGGTTCGGAGATGCGCACGTGGCAGGTCACATGACTGGACCGAGTGTCCGTACGCCCACCCCGGCGAGAAGGCTCGCCGCCGTGATCCCCGCAAGTATCACTACTCCGGCTCGGCCTGCCCCGATTTTCGCAAGGGAAGTTGCAAGAAGGGTGACGCATGCGAGTATGCGCACGGGGTTTTCGAGTGCTGGCTCCACCCAGCCCGTTACCGTACTCAACCGTGCAAGGACGGCACCAGTTGCCGCCGGCGCGTGTGTTTCTTTGCCCACACGCCCGAGCAACTAAGGGTGTTGCCGCAGCAGAGTCCACGCAGTGCTGACTCGTACGACGGTTCTCCTCTAAGACACGCGATCGAGTCCTCCAAGGCGGCGGCGCCCTTCGTGTCTTCTCCCGGGTCGGTGTCGCCGCCGGTGGAGTCTCCGCCTATGTCTCCGATGACTCGTTCCGGGTCTCTGTCTGTTAACGAGATGGTAGCTTCGCTGAGAAACTTGCAACTGGGGAAGATTAAGTCGTTGCCTTCTTCCTGGAATGTTATAGGGTCTCCCGGGTTCGGGTCACCCAGAGGACCCATGATCCGGCCCGGGTTCTTCAGTCTTCCCTCGACCCCAACCCAGGCTCCGGTTCGCGGTGGGGTGAATTACTTTGATCTCTGGGATCAGAGTTGCGAGGAGGAGCCTGTGATGGAGAGGGTGGAGTCCGGGAGAAACATAAGAGCGAGGATGTTTGAGAAGTTGAGCAAAGAGAATGTTCTTGACGGGTCGGGTTCGGGTGAGCCGGCGGTTCCGGATGTTGAGTGGGTGTCGGAGCTTGTGAGTCGCTGATTTGATTTTGCTACTGTTCCCTCGGTGTGTATAGAATACGGGGGAGAAGAAAACGAAGAATGGTAGTAGGAGATTTATTTTGGAGGAAGGATCCACTTGTGTTCTGTAAATAGCCTATTCCAAAGGTATGGGTGAAACCGAAGAAGTTATTAAGCGAAAGAAAGAGTATAATCGTTTTTTGCAGGGATGAACATCCTAAGCATTTGTATAGGTAGCAgcggatgatgatgatgatgaagttATATAATTCCCGTGTCTTAACTACCGTGTTTATTTTCACTGATCTCATCTCATTCATGTATAAATTTCAGATATTTCTCATATCTTATGAACAATTCAATCCtccaaaataaaatctttaCACATTTGATCTCCATTTAGTGTGTTCTAACATGAGATACATCGAAAATAGAGATTTGGAGTTTGCGTGGCAAGGGTGGCAAACGAGGAAACTAAACTAAACTACCATTCTTGTTGGATTGGTATCAACAATTGATGCAAAGGTTTTCCCTCATCACCTCTTTCAGCGTACATGGTCCCCATTTCCTTTTAAGGACCtcaccatttttcttttttcttcatcaaaGAGTATTTATCACTCTATCTGTAAAGATTGCT contains:
- the LOC114178707 gene encoding zinc finger CCCH domain-containing protein 20-like, producing MMLGETHRANPTVHVPPWPLIHESSPEIFSQYTANADYSPYSLQEALSALQHYDSTDAESDSDVPSLESDVPVDAYSCDHFRMFEFKVRRCARGRSHDWTECPYAHPGEKARRRDPRKYHYSGSACPDFRKGSCKKGDACEYAHGVFECWLHPARYRTQPCKDGTSCRRRVCFFAHTPEQLRVLPQQSPRSADSYDGSPLRHAIESSKAAAPFVSSPGSVSPPVESPPMSPMTRSGSLSVNEMVASLRNLQLGKIKSLPSSWNVIGSPGFGSPRGPMIRPGFFSLPSTPTQAPVRGGVNYFDLWDQSCEEEPVMERVESGRNIRARMFEKLSKENVLDGSGSGEPAVPDVEWVSELVSR